The genome window CACCAACCCGCTGCCCACGCTGAAACCTCCGGTGATGACATCACTGCCGTTTGAGACGCAGAGCCGAGCCCCGACTACAGTCACAACAGCTACAGGTGCGCAGTGTCATGGCAACCGTGTTGATAAGCCACGCCCCTCTACACCCTGAGTTCCTGTTTCAaaacccttatacacacacacgcacacacaggtgCCAAACTCTTCATGTGAAACAAATTCTGCTGTGTTGTTCGGGTTGTTTTACAGACGCCAGCACGGTAACGTCGAAGCCCCGCCCACCTGAAGAGAGCAACACgtctgttctgattggctgtctgGTCACCATCATCCTCCTGCTGGTGGTGATCATCTTCCTCATTCTGTGGTGGCAGTATGTGTGCAAAGTCCTGGAGAAGGTGCGTatcgtgtgtgtgagagagaggcagagcgCGAGTGTTGATGTAATACACACAATTACAAAGCAGGAATGAAATGAATCACTGTGCTGAAATTCACAGGGAAAGacactcattctctcattttatttctccctctctctccatttcaccTCTCTCTAGGGTCCGAGGCGTATCCTGGATGAGGAGGTGATGGTGCATTTGCCCTGCAGCAGTGACTCTCCCCAGTCGCCTCCTCTGGACTCTCTGGACTCTCCGTACGAGAGAGTGTTTCTGCTcgacaccccccacacacacactcctgaacGCACCGAGCTTAGAGCTAAAGCTTCGggtatacacacatgcacacacattttcctcaacacactcacacacatacttccTTCTTCTTTACAActgtttccatttttaaacTCCATCTGAGGCTGAAGTTCTTGATGGAAAAACCCTTTGCATGattctttccatctctctctctcttcctctcttgtTTTTTCAgtgctgcttcttcttcctctgcCCTATAAAccttgcactcggccttcctgTTTTCTGATCTTCACCCGTCCTCTCGTTGCCATGGCAATGACCCCTGTGAGGGTAAGCTGGATGCTttgcgtgttttttttccccccgctccggattaaaaagtacagtaGATGATTGGAttgggtggtgtgtgtgggtgtgtgtgtgtgggtgggtgggtaaATTTTCAGGGATTAAAACccttggggacatgctgttatgggaaaataatcaacagtggtgtggtgtgatgtagcTGGACATGAAGCAGAGTGATCCATACCATTGTTGATGGTTTTCTTTTAACAGTCCccgagttcttttttttttttttttttaaattaacgaATGACGTTctacttttttaatttttctccccctccctctcccccatGTAGACTGTGGTGGTTATGCTGAGCCAGACATCACCCAGTGTACCCATCACACCCATCACCAGAGTCTCCAGTCTAGCGTTCCTCACTACGCCGAGACCCTGATTGTGAAGCTGCAAGGTGTTACCGGCGGCAACACGTACGCCATCCCCGCCCTCACCGCAGACTCTCTGACACGTAAAGACATCACCGCTGCCGAGTTTCCAAGGGAACGCCTCATCTTCCGCGAAAAACTCGGGGAGGGGCAGTTTGGAGAGGTGGGCATGCTGTACAGCTCTATACAGAgttaacactgtgtgtgagtgtggataacctgggtgtgtgtgtgtgtgtgtgcgcgcacaggTACACCTGTGTGAGGCAGAGGGTCTGGTGGAGTTTTTAGAAGAGGACGCTCCTCCGTTATCTGATGACGAGAGCTCAGTGCTGGTGGCAGTGAAACAGCTCAGAGCCGACGCCACCACCAACGCCAGGTATCTACATCCTGCAGCTGTACATCAACCCTGTACCTGGAACTCTTTCCTACGTTCACACTAACAAGTGACAAAAACTCTACGCGGATTATGCATGACACGTCAAAGTGACAGTTCCAAACGAGTTGCTTGAATGATTCCTCAGACCAGACCTAGGGTGCTTGTGGTCCAGTGTTTCTTCAGTTTCCCACTCACAACTTTAGGTCCTACCAGTGAaggagttaaaaaaagaaaaaaaaaaaaagaaaaaaaaaaaagaaccaagtTGGTGGTTTGACCCCACGATGGTGGTTTGATGGTTTGACCCCACGATGGTGGTTTGGTGGTTTGACCCCACGATGGTAGTTTGGTGGTTTGACTCCACCATGGTGGTTTGACTCCATGTTGGTGTTTTGCACTCCCATTAGGAACGACTTCCTGAAGGAGATAAAGATCATGTCGCGCCTGAACGACTCGAACATCATCcgcctgctgtgtgtgtgtgtgcactcggACCCCCTTTGCATGGTGACGGAGTACATGGAGAACGGAGACCTCAACATGTTCCTCTCtcagagagagatcgagagcaCGCTCACCCATGCCAACAACATCCCCTCTGTCAGGTACATCTCCATGTGTccgtctctctatctgtgtccatctctctccatctctccatcactccattACTCTGTTTCTAGTTCACATCTCTTCAGCCTCACTCACGCAGCGGGCGAAGTGAAAATAAGAGTGAGTGAAGTGGACCGATCAGATATTAACGTGTGTGTAATGGCAATACATGTCGATGTTTCTGCGTCTCACGCTGCAGTATGTCAGACCTGTTGCACATGGCCGTTCAGATTGCATCGGGGATGAAGTACCTGGCGTCTCTGAACTTTGTGCACCGGGACCTGGCCACGCGGAATTGCCTCGTGGACCGACAGCTCACCATCAAGATCTCAGACTTCGGCATGAGCAGGAACCTGTACAGCAGTGACTACTACAGAATCCAGGGCCGAGCCGTGCTGCCTATACGCTGGATGGCCTGGGAGAGCATCCTGCTGGTGcgtacgcgtgtgtgtgtgtgtgtgtgtgtgtgtgtgtgtgtgtgtgtgttttaccgcTTTCTGGGAATCAGATGTACTCCATGATGACAGGAGTACAGGTAGTTATTCACCATGAAGTTTAAAATTGAACAGTAtagcattttgtgtgtgtgtgtgcacgcgcagGGTAAGTTCACTACAGCGAGTGACGTGTGGGCATTTGGTGTGACTCTGTGGGAAATCTTCACTCTGTGTACGGAGCAGCCCTACAGTCTACTGACGGATGAGCAGGTCATCGAGAACAGCGGAGAGTTCTTCAGGAACCAGGGgagacaggtacacacacacacacacctgcaagtcaaacacaaaaacaaaaaatactagTCTTTTAtgagcatctctctctctctctctctctctctctctctctcagatctaCCTATCCCCTCCCCCGTTGTGCCCCGCCCCTCTATATGAGCTGATGATGCGTTGCTGGAGGCGTGACATCAGAGACCGCGCCTCCTTCAACAGCCTGCACCAGGCCTTACGACTCCACTCTCCCCGCTCCTGACTGACATACGCTTCAACCAATCAAGCTCCGAGTGTGAGCCCGACCCGACCAATCAGCTCAGAGTGTGAGCCCGACCCAACCAATCAAGCTCCGAGTGTGAGCCCGACCCGACCAATCAGCTCAGAGTGTGAGCCCGACCCAACCAATCAAGCTCCGAGTGTGAGCCCGACCCGACCAATCAGCTCCGAGTGTGAGCCCGACCCAACCAGTTAAGCTCCGAATGTGAGCCCGACCCAACCAATCAGCTCCGAGTGTGAGCCCGACCCAACCAGTTAAGCTCCGAATGTGAGCCCGACCCAACCAATCAAGCTCAGAGTGTGAGCCCGACCCAACCAATCAGCTCCGAGTGTGAGCCCGCACTCTTTCCCCTGAGGAGAACTAGAAACTGGACGCCTTTGATGCGTAGCGGTGGAGGAAGAGAGAATCAGAGACGATGATGATGTCATTTCGAGACACTTTTCTGGGCTTCAGTTCTGGAGCACTGTTACCGTGGTTCTGTGCTAATCATAATTTAGCATCAGAGAGTGAAGAAGAGGCCTGTTGGGACTCCAGGGTGTGGCTCCAGTCCATAGACACTTGAgaagttttttgtgtgtgtgtgttgtctaaatttttttaatagttattTTCATTTCCTGTCCTGGTGATACGTTGTGTCTCTGAGCCTACTGTACACTCATGGCCTTAAAGACACCGTTCAGCCCAGAGTGAAGTGTACACAAGTGTATTTTAATACTCTGATTAAGGTGTGATGATTTAGACCCGCGCTTTGGACAGGGCTAAACCGCCGGCTATAGGCTTCCATTACTTATCAGCTACATTAGCCTCAAACGCCATGTTCTGGCTGATCAGACCAAActgtgtacatttcattttggCTGAAATGTTCCTTTAAGGAACCAactggaggagtgtgtgtgtgtgtgtgtgtgtgtgtgtgtgtgtgtgtgtgtgtgtcagctctGTGGTCCCTCATCGCTCAGCACTACTGcctgtgtttagtgtgtgtgtgtgtgtgtgtgtgtgtgtgtgtgtgtgtgtgtgtgttcactcccTCCCCACACTGGAGTTATGAATGAATCCTGACTATAATGTGGATcgtttattttttgtgtgtttatagttgTCTGTATGTGAATGTTCCAAAGGTTCTTCTGAGTGAGCAGAACTACTGTCACAGCTAAATGAACAGAGAGCtttcctgagagagagagagagacagactatCTAGCTCTTCTTCACTCATGCTGCAGTATCGCATTGGTCTCGTAGGTTGAGGGTGCCAAAACTTCCTGTGTACTGTTTCTGATATTAAAGACTTTAATGTGCACAGCACTCTGACAACTTTATAGCACACCTCGAGCACCTCcagcagtgcattatgggtaaggAGCCTTGTCCGAAGCTCCTGAGCATCCCGGTCAGCTCTGATAGATCTCTAGGACGTTGTGTAAGGCACACATGAACCCAAACAGGAGAAAGAGTACTCGGTGTGTAGAAGACGAATACCCGAGACCTGTGCGCTCTCGTTCTTTGCTAAAGGCACATGACTCTGCAGAAGACGTGGACACAGTGTCGAATTCCTCTGAGCAGCACATCTGCCTTCTCTGGTCAcgcatattattatatttagctTTCAGAAACTGTTCCTGTGTGCACGACGTCTCCTtcattctgtctctgttttCAGTCTTTAGTGTGTTCGGCGTTTCTCCACTTCCTGCcactacgtgtgtgtgtgatctgttaTAAATGGAGTGTGTACGGTTGTGGCGTGTACATAAGCAGAACagatgtgtgtaatatatatatatacggggATGAAGGAGGACATGTTTGCAGCACAGTGTTTCTCTCCGAGCTTTTCTTCTGCTcctgttttcttccttttcattaAATATCAGATCTGACTCCACCATAGTGTCATGCGCTGATTTGTCATCGTTGTAGCTTTCTAATTCCAGACTATATTTCTGAAAGTCGTCCGTCAGGAGAGGTTTGTTTAACacgtgtggaaggagtctccagtgccggcGCTTCGTAACAgtccgaggtaaagctgtatCGTTAAGTTAATTCTCCAAGTGAAAGATGTTGGTCTGCTGCCATCTCGGTGAACCGTGAAGAAGAACGTGGAGATGATCAGATTTATTTGATTCGATGTGTATGTTTTTATCACTGGGTCATTAGTCCCGTGCAGTAAATGATTTGTAGGTATAATGTTCATTATGGAGAAAAAGAATAAACTGTTCATTTGTGGTTCTTGGTATAAAAGAACTCGTGttgaaataaaaactgtttgATGAAGGAGAATGTAGGAAGGAAGTGTTCGATGAATATTCCCGTTATTCGATGATTATATTGACCCTGAAATACGTTTGCAGGCGTGTTTTCAAGCTTAACCTGATGTTGCTTCTTTTTAGAAATGGAGAAATAAGTCAGATGTTCTGCAGCAGAAATACTAAGACTAGGTTTAAAAACTTGATCTAATAATGAGGAATATgtcaaaatgatcaaatgtaataagatgaataaatacGCCCAAACTCGTAGGAACATCAAGATGAAAAAGAGTTTATCTAATGACGTTTCTGGTTTTTGTAGGAGGTCTTGGTGAAGTTTCCTTTACAGCTGCTTCAGTCTGCAGACACAGCGGCCCAGCGCAGGAGAGGTTCTCTTATGTGGACATCTTACTGTGGGACATGAACAaccacacatctacacacttaCAGCTGGaacaagtaacacacacatacacagagacacacatctacacacttaCAACTGGAACAAGTAACGCACACATAcaccctctccttgtctgtctccttgtctctccctctccttgtcccTCTCCTTGTTCCTCTCCTtgttcctctccctctccttgtctaaCCATGGCAGTTTTACCTGCCTTTGGAGCTAATTAAACCACTTAATGTTACACGGGCTGAAACTATATAACGAGAGTCCCTGTTGAAGGGAAGAGCCTTTTGCCTTTTTCTCGTGAAAAGCTAGAGCGTTTTATCTTATCCGCGCTGTCGCCGGTTctatgttttcctccatagtcacgCCAGGGGCTAATGGTTCACATAGACAGGGCGTAGGATCTGCACCGCTATCTAttgtctccatttagccctggggttcaggaggagagaagtcctctgcctcatctgcaaactttCTCGCTatccatctcttttttttttttaatttaattttttttttttttgagtgttctgaaggctcaccctcctcttcctctcctgcctttccctgccacGCCCACTTCCCCTCCCTTCTTCGCCCAGCCGTCCACGcccatttaagctgcatttttcagaAACATTGATCGGTAgtcttgagctgaaagagggggGTTTCATGACGCTTTAACGTATCGTGTCCCCtctggagcatcagtgaatgtttgtaccttgtgtaatagttgtgtacgagtccctcagtcgtcctcggtgtgaaaagatggattttGACATCATACAgcagctgttggaaagggctcaaacacagaagatgctggaacagtaaagaatgtgcaggacctggaggatttttctgaagaacaggggacagtttaactgctcaggacaaacaagggactcgtgaacatgaacaaacatcacacaccataaacacagtcgtggatcatccaggtaacacacacagtattgCAGTTGATTACACAGGGTTCCCACCGGTCATGGAATTTCTGGAATGTCATGGAATTTTGATAAAATTCCCTGACTGGAATATACTTCATCATTTAGGGAAACACTCACAAAATCAGCTTGTCTGTAATGTG of Ictalurus punctatus breed USDA103 chromosome 22, Coco_2.0, whole genome shotgun sequence contains these proteins:
- the ddr2l gene encoding discoidin domain-containing receptor 2, translating into MLLFLLLVLHPKANAQIDPGLCRYPLGMEDGRIKNDDITASSQWYETTGPQYARLNREEGDGAWCPAGQLQPSDVQYLQLDLRQLTFVTVVATQGRYARSSGNEFARKYRLTYSRDGHRWISWRNRFGNEVVMANVNTYASVGKDLHPPIITRFLRLIPVTDVVHTVCMRIELFGCLWQDGLTAYTAPEGHTMMAPGYPITPLNDSTYDGVQERRRVLGGLGQLTDGVIGLDDFSQMRPHMPWPGYDYVGWRNDSLGPGYIEMEFQFDRQRNFTSMKVHSNNMFTRGVKVFSSVSCVLKPRLISQWEREEVEFRTVLDDRNPSARYVTVPLERRAATAIRCRFYFADTWMMFSEISFQSATNPLPTLKPPVMTSLPFETQSRAPTTVTTATDASTVTSKPRPPEESNTSVLIGCLVTIILLLVVIIFLILWWQYVCKVLEKGPRRILDEEVMVHLPCSSDSPQSPPLDSLDSPYERVFLLDTPHTHTPERTELRAKASDCGGYAEPDITQCTHHTHHQSLQSSVPHYAETLIVKLQGVTGGNTYAIPALTADSLTRKDITAAEFPRERLIFREKLGEGQFGEVHLCEAEGLVEFLEEDAPPLSDDESSVLVAVKQLRADATTNARNDFLKEIKIMSRLNDSNIIRLLCVCVHSDPLCMVTEYMENGDLNMFLSQREIESTLTHANNIPSVSMSDLLHMAVQIASGMKYLASLNFVHRDLATRNCLVDRQLTIKISDFGMSRNLYSSDYYRIQGRAVLPIRWMAWESILLGKFTTASDVWAFGVTLWEIFTLCTEQPYSLLTDEQVIENSGEFFRNQGRQIYLSPPPLCPAPLYELMMRCWRRDIRDRASFNSLHQALRLHSPRS